In Labeo rohita strain BAU-BD-2019 chromosome 16, IGBB_LRoh.1.0, whole genome shotgun sequence, one DNA window encodes the following:
- the LOC127178431 gene encoding cytochrome b5 reductase 4, translating into MEDDEDFEEEDEEDYRAANRGKISAVFSAISGVMTGFLRNWVCFKASEMLNVPSQSFPAAGSQQRVAPTGQSRNKVALKPGHSLLDWIRLTKSGRDLTGLRGRLIEVTEEELKKHNTRNDCWTCIRGMVYNVSAYMDFHPGGEEELMRAAGIDSTDLFDQVHRWVNYESMLKECLVGRMAVKPSPVLQVQTEKTESTHVNGLSVPPPLRQEPLPTPLPTKDHRPRYDWFQTDGTVNIVVYTKRKIPNAGCAVVDLQGDTLRVEMLLGKMSYLLYWRLSSEVQGHVDVLTAHSVGKVQVCLHKSVKDKWTKVGQPLEHHDTFIQCKDRELFYRECVLVSKTDVTHNTQILRLQLPPGSHMQVPVGRHIYLKTSLQGTDVVKPYTPVDQTLIPPSQSSAGMGSDLHLMMKIYLDGLLTSHLANLPIGSSLLVGGPEGSFTTRILRDVTHLYMLAAGTGFTPMARLIQLALQDLTSIRKTKLMFFNHQERDILWCSQLDELCTKEERFEVEYVLSEPTDSWKGRRGRIDACMLQNFLERPENAKCLVCVCGPTGFTELAVQLVRQLNFSEEEVHIFQG; encoded by the exons ATGGAAGATGATGAGGACTTTGAGGAGGAAGATGAGGAAGATTATAGAGCTGCAAACAGAGGGAaaatttcagctgttttttctgCCATCTCAGGTGTTATGACTG GTTTTCTCAGGAACTGGGTTTGTTTCAAAGCATCAGAGATGTTGAATGTACCATCTCAGTCTTTTCCGGCAGCTGGATCCCAGCAGAGAGTCGCACCAACCGGACAGTCCAGAAATAAG GTGGCGCTAAAGCCAGGTCACAGTCTCCTGGACTGGATCCGACTGACCAAGAGTGGACGTGATTTGACTGGACTGAGAGGAAGATTGATTGAAGTGACAGAAGAGGAGCTGAAGAAACACAACACCAGGAATGACTGCTGGACCTGCATTAGAG gtatgGTCTATAACGTGAGTGCCTACATGGATTTCCATCCTGGTGGGGAGGAGGAGCTAATGAGGGCTGCTGGGATTGATAGCACTGACCTGTTTGACCAG GTCCATCGGTGGGTGAATTATGAGTCCATGCTGAAGGAGTGTCTGGTGGGGAGGATGGCAGTGAAGCCCAGCCCTGTTCTTCAAG TTCAGACAGAGAAGACGGAGAGCACTCACGTGAACG GTTTGTCTGTTCCTCCACCGTTAAGACAAGAGCCTTTACCTACTCCTCTCCCTACCAAAGATCATCGCCCTAG GTATGACTGGTTCCAGACAGATGGCACTGTTAATATTGTTGTTTATACCAAGCGAAAG ATTCCCAATGCCGGCTGTGCAGTGGTGGATCTACAGGGTGACACACTTCGGGTGGAGATGCTCTTGGGAAAGATGTCGTACCTTCTCTACTGGC GCCTGTCCAGTGAAGTTCAAGGACATGTTGACG TCCTGACAGCCCACTCTGTAGGAAAAGTTCAGGTGTGTCTGCACAAATCTGTCAAAGACAAGTGGACAAAAGTGGGGCAGCCACTAGAACACCATGACACATTCATTCAGTGTAAAGATCGTG AGCTCTTCTATAGGGAATGTGTGTTGGTTTCGAAAACAGAcgtgacacacaacacacagaTCTTGCGTTTACAGCTtcctccagggtcacatatgcaagTTCCTGTGGGGAGACACATCTACCTCAAAACATCTCTCCAGG GTACAGATGTTGTGAAACCCTACACACCAGTGGATCAGACGCTAATACCTCCCTCACAATCCAGCGCTGGAATGGGCTCAGACTTACATCTCATGATGAAGATCTACCTTGATGGATTATTGACCTCACATCTCGCCAACCTTCCTATTG GATCCTCTCTGTTAGTAGGTGGTCCTGAGGGGTCCTTCACTACGCGAATCCTGCGTGATGTCACTCATTTGTACATGTTAGCAGCCGGCACAGGTTTCACACCCATGGCTCGTCTCATACAGCTGGCCCTACAGGACCTCACATCAATCAG AAAAACCAAGCTGATGTTCTTTAATCATCAGGAGAGGGACATACTTTGGTGCTCTCAGCTGGATGAACTATGTACGAAAGAAGAAAG GTTTGAGGTGGAGTATGTTCTGTCAGAGCCGACAGACTCATGGAAAGGCAGAAGAGGGCGAATAGATGCTTGTATGCTGCAAAACTTCCTGGAGAGACCAGAAAACGCCAAgtgtttagtgtgtgtgtgcggccCAACCGGATTCACAGAATTAGCAGTGCA ATTGGTCAGACAGCTGAACTTCAGTGAAGAGGAAGTTCACATTTTTCAGGGCTGA
- the LOC127177877 gene encoding class I histocompatibility antigen, Gogo-C*0101/C*0102 alpha chain — protein MYFATYIIGQTPFPEFTVVGMVDDIQVRYYDSVTERAASHSNSDSKHYDEEQNDDMVIFRDMYYNLKDRAHYLKSNLNLSDGVHVHQRLAGCELLDNDKPGLIYSWDAFNGQIKEWATFDTETKIFQINFSLIRAWDQQKRIYVNFLYDNIYHPICLKMLRRNLHTKKSSILQKVKPTVRLLKKVLTASHEVQITCLVTGFYPRHINLTLVRDGQPAVGKIMGGDLLPNGDGTYQIRKSLVISVKELHDRHNYCCAINHLSLDNTLDIMFDLEETDVGLYTLLVTCTCLAVLICVSLIITALITRKRKSHAAGSDSRMSLSDYSPTPTQDT, from the exons ATGTATTTTGCAACATATATAATTGGACAGACACCTTTTCCAGAATTCACTGTTGTGGGAATGGTTGATGATATACAAGTAAGGTACTATGACTCAGTGACGGAAAGAGCTGCAAGTCACTCCAACAGTGATTCCAAACACTATGATGAAGAGCAAAATGATGACATGGTTATATTTCGTGATATGTATTACAACTTAAAAGATCGAGCACATTATCTGAAGAGCAACCTTAATCTCTCCGATG GTGTACATGTACATCAGAGGCTTGCTGGATGTGAACTGTTGGACAATGACAAACCGGGTCTAATTTACTCATGGGATGCGTTCAACGGGCAAATTAAAGAGTGGGCTACCTTCGACACAGAGACAAAAATATTCCagattaatttttcattaatacgTGCATGGGACCAGCAAAAAAGGATTTATGTAAATTTTCTTTACGACAATATTTATCATCCTATTTGCCTGAAAATGTTGAGGAGGAACTTGCACACAAAGAAAAGCAGCATTCTGCAGA AAGTGAAACCTACAGTCAGACTCCTTAAAAAGGTGCTTACAGCATCTCATGAGGTTCAAATCACATGCTTGGTGACTGGTTTTTATCCCCGCCACATTAACCTGACTCTGGTCAGAGACGGACAACCTGCTGTTGGAAAAATCATGGGAGGTGACCTTCTGCCCAATGGAGATGGAACATACCAGATAAGGAAGAGTTTGGTGATCAGTGTTAAGGAACTACATGACAGACATAATTACTGCTGTGCAATAAATCACCTGAGTCTGGACAACACACTGGATATTATGTTTG ATCTGGAAGAAACTGATGTGGGATTATATACTTTGTTGGTTACCTGTACCTGTTTGGCGGTGTTGATATGTGTGTCTCTTATAATAACTGCACTGATTACACGGAAGAGGAAAAGCCATGCTGCTG GATCAGACTCCAGAATGTCACTGAGTGATTACTCCCCTACTCCAA cGCAAGATACATGA